A genomic region of Sandaracinaceae bacterium contains the following coding sequences:
- the atpH gene encoding ATP synthase F1 subunit delta yields the protein MIGSAVGKRYATALYELAHEQQAVEKIGKDLSELAASWESSEDLRTVFENPQFGVDQKRGVIEAIAAKAGVHPLLKNTLLILADRRRLTHLPEIAEAFARIAERRSGRIRAEIVTATKLSDAYYQQLQTALKQATGKDVVLVRREDPSLIGGVVTTVGGRVFDGSLKNRLRELRSQLLGNANTSALEQ from the coding sequence ATGATCGGCTCCGCCGTCGGTAAGCGGTACGCGACCGCCCTCTACGAGCTCGCGCACGAGCAGCAGGCCGTCGAGAAGATCGGCAAGGATCTCTCCGAGCTCGCCGCCTCCTGGGAGAGCAGCGAGGACCTGCGCACCGTCTTCGAGAACCCGCAGTTCGGCGTCGACCAGAAGCGCGGCGTCATCGAGGCGATCGCGGCCAAGGCGGGCGTGCACCCGCTCCTGAAGAACACGCTGCTCATCCTCGCCGACCGGCGTCGGCTGACGCACCTGCCGGAGATCGCCGAGGCCTTCGCGCGCATCGCCGAGCGTCGCTCGGGCCGCATCCGCGCCGAGATCGTCACCGCGACGAAGCTCTCCGACGCCTACTACCAGCAGCTCCAGACGGCGCTGAAGCAGGCGACGGGCAAGGATGTCGTCCTGGTGCGCCGCGAGGATCCGTCGCTCATCGGCGGCGTGGTCACCACCGTGGGCGGCCGCGTCTTCGACGGCAGCCTCAAGAACCGACTCCGCGAGCTCCGCTCGCAGCTGCTCGGTAACGCGAACACTTCCGCG
- a CDS encoding ATP synthase F0 subunit B yields the protein MKRSLLIVVLLAFAAPAAAQEPAQQPASEEATAAPRPQPAPQQAAPQQPAPQQAEPQQAEPRRPAQPAPNQRVQPQPRLVAPPAAQARQQAPQPAAQPAEEEEVLEQAIEDAPEFEEVTDEEMDAVLFGDEAPDHAHTAVEELVEETAGEPVDVDDGHLEGAVLDHGEEGHEHAGHEHAHGDEHAAHGEEHEPASIVSLAAPVTNFILWAVILVFLLRKPLTEYLANRRRSVEEGLVEAKRLKEAAEAKYEEYSERLERLDEELAKLREEMVHAAESERDRILAEASARSARMRKDAQFLIDQQMKQLKTDLTKEAIEAAIGAAEKVMVAQIGAPDQQRLADEYMTTIQQVIEDEEVRA from the coding sequence ATGAAGCGCAGCCTCCTCATCGTGGTCCTCCTGGCGTTCGCCGCTCCCGCGGCGGCCCAGGAGCCGGCCCAGCAGCCCGCCTCCGAAGAGGCCACCGCCGCGCCGCGCCCGCAGCCGGCCCCGCAGCAGGCGGCCCCGCAGCAGCCGGCCCCGCAGCAGGCGGAGCCCCAGCAGGCGGAGCCCCGGCGTCCCGCGCAGCCCGCGCCGAACCAGCGCGTGCAGCCGCAGCCGCGCCTCGTCGCGCCGCCGGCCGCCCAGGCACGTCAGCAGGCGCCGCAGCCCGCGGCCCAGCCGGCCGAAGAAGAAGAAGTCCTCGAGCAGGCGATCGAAGACGCGCCCGAGTTCGAAGAGGTCACCGACGAAGAGATGGACGCCGTCCTCTTCGGAGACGAGGCCCCCGACCACGCCCACACCGCGGTCGAAGAGCTCGTCGAGGAGACGGCCGGCGAGCCGGTCGACGTCGACGACGGACACCTCGAGGGCGCGGTCCTCGATCACGGCGAAGAGGGACACGAGCACGCGGGCCACGAGCACGCGCACGGCGACGAGCACGCGGCCCACGGCGAGGAGCACGAGCCCGCGAGCATCGTCTCGCTCGCCGCGCCCGTCACCAACTTCATCCTCTGGGCCGTCATCCTCGTCTTCCTGCTGCGCAAGCCGCTCACCGAGTACCTCGCCAACCGGCGCCGCTCGGTCGAAGAGGGCCTCGTCGAGGCCAAGCGCCTGAAGGAGGCGGCCGAGGCGAAGTACGAGGAGTACTCCGAGCGCCTCGAGCGGCTCGACGAGGAGCTGGCCAAGCTCCGCGAGGAGATGGTCCACGCGGCCGAGTCCGAGCGTGACCGCATCCTCGCCGAGGCCAGCGCCCGCTCCGCGCGCATGCGCAAGGACGCGCAGTTCCTCATCGACCAGCAGATGAAGCAGCTCAAGACCGACCTCACCAAGGAGGCCATCGAGGCCGCCATCGGCGCCGCCGAGAAGGTGATGGTCGCGCAGATCGGGGCGCCGGATCAGCAGCGCCTCGCCGACGAGTACATGACGACCATTCAGCAGGTGATCGAGGACGAGGAGGTCCGGGCATGA
- a CDS encoding ATP synthase F0 subunit B — MPTALLSGSPILDVDATFFIYFGVFWLLFFMLRSLVFRPTMELFDEREKAIDGAKAEAKKLEKTAEGKLEAFEGEMAKVRAEVGAERDKMRAEAIVQERAEIEKVRAETDKIVAEAEAEMAKQAAEIRAEIAKSSPLLARQIAEKLLGREVQA, encoded by the coding sequence ATGCCCACCGCGCTCCTCTCCGGAAGCCCGATCCTCGACGTCGACGCGACGTTCTTCATCTACTTCGGCGTCTTCTGGCTCCTCTTCTTCATGCTCCGCAGCCTCGTCTTCCGGCCCACGATGGAGCTGTTCGACGAGCGCGAGAAGGCGATCGACGGCGCCAAGGCCGAGGCCAAGAAGCTCGAGAAGACCGCCGAGGGCAAGCTCGAGGCGTTCGAAGGCGAGATGGCCAAGGTCCGCGCCGAGGTCGGCGCCGAGCGCGACAAGATGCGCGCCGAGGCGATCGTCCAGGAGCGCGCCGAGATCGAGAAGGTGCGCGCCGAGACGGACAAGATCGTCGCGGAGGCGGAGGCCGAGATGGCGAAGCAGGCGGCCGAGATTCGCGCGGAGATCGCGAAGAGCTCCCCGCTGCTCGCGCGACAGATCGCCGAGAAGCTCCTCGGCCGAGAGGTGCAGGCATGA
- a CDS encoding polymer-forming cytoskeletal protein, whose amino-acid sequence MAQKDLTGLGEIHALLGRGTEFEGVLAFEGRVRIEGRFVGKVHSDGILILGDGAEVEAQIEVGTLIVRGGTLRGNVVARQLVEIHAEGAVHGDVTAPTLDIDKGCVFEGQIHMTGLEPEEPTSTGSQEMDALAPSSFPPPKAE is encoded by the coding sequence ATGGCGCAGAAGGACCTCACCGGACTCGGAGAAATTCACGCGCTGCTCGGTCGCGGCACCGAGTTCGAGGGCGTGCTCGCGTTCGAGGGCCGCGTGCGCATCGAGGGCCGCTTCGTCGGCAAGGTGCACAGCGACGGCATCCTCATCCTGGGCGACGGCGCCGAGGTCGAGGCCCAGATCGAGGTCGGCACGCTCATCGTGCGGGGCGGCACGCTCCGGGGGAACGTGGTCGCGCGGCAGCTGGTCGAGATCCACGCCGAGGGCGCGGTCCACGGCGACGTCACCGCGCCCACGCTCGACATCGACAAGGGCTGCGTCTTCGAGGGCCAGATCCACATGACCGGCCTCGAGCCCGAGGAGCCCACCAGCACGGGCTCGCAGGAGATGGACGCGCTCGCGCCGTCCTCGTTCCCGCCGCCGAAGGCCGAATAG
- a CDS encoding S1 family peptidase has translation MRQHLLLALPSALLATLALACDPPAPDVSQLDVPIVDGTFEEGEDAVVTVLPFGGVGLCTGTLIAPNVVLTAKHCVQAADADAPYPVTAFTVGVGSDVRSVRGYRARYVETTPGAYSSNPRTGLSGAIIGVDVGVLILRDDVEGVTPIPIRRDEPRDMIGQTFTAVGFGQRPDGPAGLKYKGDGVVSNLTGGVLYTEQTICQGDSGGPMIQEAPERRVIGVASFGQAGSCPSAADGYNSVYQHLDLIDRALVLAGQCLGGEEVCNGLDDDCDDATDEGCADFGEACEADTDCAYAQLPDFLPPAFDAAQCLEGVCARPCNPLAPSCDAIERAGVTIPTPGLYCQRTSGCEGRCVAGSAGSAVDGTDCASDGECASGHCVDPGDGRRRCLPLCVGDAGHCPVGEACAATPEACGACVDAGLVVGGRGIGEPCASHDDCHGEGVCEDGACTRACTTDTGCPDGFHCAASLCARGGRGRIGDPCEENDDCGSGFCASAGDRSWCSRFCDAAEDCADGFACTTAGAAQVCAPEGALFGESCSADVDCGEGGICSGGACTRSCGAGASCPLEHACTRDDEGRAVCGRPSGGGCAASPGPSSSGAALALLLGLLAFVRRRPAG, from the coding sequence GTGCGCCAACACCTCCTCCTCGCGCTCCCCTCCGCGCTCCTGGCGACCCTCGCGCTCGCCTGCGATCCCCCTGCCCCTGACGTCTCCCAGCTCGACGTGCCCATCGTCGACGGGACCTTCGAGGAGGGCGAAGACGCGGTCGTGACCGTGCTGCCCTTCGGCGGCGTCGGGCTCTGCACGGGCACGCTCATCGCGCCGAACGTCGTCTTGACGGCCAAGCACTGCGTGCAGGCGGCCGACGCCGACGCGCCGTACCCGGTCACCGCGTTCACGGTCGGCGTGGGCAGCGACGTGCGGAGCGTGCGGGGATACCGCGCGCGCTACGTCGAGACGACCCCGGGCGCCTACTCGAGCAACCCGCGCACGGGGCTCTCGGGCGCGATCATCGGCGTGGACGTCGGCGTGCTCATCCTGCGCGACGACGTCGAGGGCGTCACGCCGATCCCGATCCGTCGGGACGAGCCGCGCGACATGATCGGGCAGACCTTCACCGCGGTCGGCTTCGGCCAGCGCCCCGACGGGCCGGCCGGGCTCAAGTACAAGGGCGACGGCGTGGTCTCGAACCTCACGGGCGGCGTCCTCTACACCGAGCAGACCATCTGCCAGGGCGACTCCGGCGGGCCGATGATCCAGGAGGCGCCCGAGCGCCGCGTCATCGGCGTCGCGTCCTTCGGACAGGCGGGCTCGTGCCCCAGCGCGGCGGACGGATACAACTCGGTCTACCAGCACCTCGACCTCATCGACCGAGCGCTGGTGCTCGCCGGTCAGTGTCTCGGCGGCGAGGAGGTCTGCAACGGCCTCGACGACGACTGCGACGACGCCACCGACGAGGGCTGCGCCGACTTCGGCGAGGCCTGCGAGGCCGACACCGACTGCGCCTACGCGCAGCTGCCCGACTTCCTCCCGCCGGCCTTTGACGCGGCGCAGTGTCTCGAGGGCGTGTGCGCGCGGCCCTGCAACCCGCTCGCGCCGAGCTGTGACGCCATCGAGCGCGCGGGCGTGACCATCCCGACCCCCGGCCTCTACTGCCAGCGCACCTCGGGCTGCGAGGGCCGCTGTGTGGCGGGCAGCGCGGGCTCCGCGGTCGACGGAACGGACTGCGCCAGCGACGGCGAGTGCGCGTCGGGTCACTGCGTCGATCCGGGTGACGGACGGCGCCGCTGCTTGCCGCTCTGCGTGGGAGACGCCGGGCACTGCCCGGTCGGCGAGGCGTGCGCCGCGACCCCGGAGGCGTGCGGCGCGTGCGTCGACGCGGGCCTGGTAGTGGGCGGCCGCGGCATCGGTGAGCCCTGCGCGAGCCACGACGACTGCCACGGCGAAGGTGTGTGTGAGGACGGCGCCTGCACCCGCGCTTGCACGACCGACACCGGCTGTCCGGACGGCTTTCACTGTGCGGCCTCCCTCTGCGCGCGCGGCGGCCGCGGACGCATCGGCGATCCGTGCGAGGAGAACGACGACTGCGGCAGCGGCTTCTGCGCGTCCGCGGGCGATCGGAGCTGGTGCTCGCGCTTCTGCGACGCGGCCGAGGACTGCGCCGACGGGTTCGCCTGCACGACGGCGGGCGCGGCGCAGGTGTGCGCTCCGGAGGGAGCGCTCTTCGGCGAGAGCTGCAGCGCGGACGTCGACTGCGGTGAGGGCGGGATCTGCTCCGGCGGCGCCTGCACCCGCAGCTGCGGCGCGGGCGCGTCCTGCCCGCTCGAGCACGCCTGCACCCGCGACGACGAAGGCCGCGCGGTCTGCGGCCGTCCGAGCGGGGGCGGCTGCGCGGCGTCGCCGGGCCCGAGCTCCAGCGGCGCGGCGCTCGCGCTGCTGCTCGGGTTGCTCGCGTTCGTCCGTCGTCGTCCCGCGGGATGA
- a CDS encoding ATP-binding protein, protein MPRKPRDVLDRDAEWRALSDAWESSGPELLFVLGRRRIGKSFLLSRFAKRVKGVYYQATRRTEAEQLASVSLAVGERFGDAALSRGASMPSWEALLAYITERGGDEPFLLVLDEFPYLASAAPALPSIVQKLWDHDWSRTRIRLVLAGSYVTAMHRLEAGDQPLFGRRTRRISFDPFTAADLAGFVPDWTPRDRLRLHGVAGHLPGHLALIDPDASLEANLARLFFDPAGRLVDEAQHMLDAFLGEADVHYSILEAIAGGDRTWSGITSRVGKSGGAVSRPLQWLEAMDVIERVVPITEKTPKRSKRAVYRVADPYVEFWHTFVAPALRSGSIGLAKPELLVKRLVSPRLDDYMGGVFERVCREHARRTSTPFEPLRVGSWWDARSRNEVDVVSLSGDGEVYVAECKWGPVTRRHFETLRERARILTAELPRVTRVHYGLYSGRGEFDDALRELASRGEVSLYGPDDVT, encoded by the coding sequence GTGCCCCGAAAGCCCCGCGACGTGCTCGACCGAGACGCCGAGTGGCGCGCGCTCTCGGACGCCTGGGAGAGCTCTGGGCCCGAGCTGCTCTTCGTGCTCGGGCGTCGGCGCATCGGAAAGAGCTTCCTGCTCTCGCGCTTCGCCAAGCGCGTGAAGGGGGTCTACTACCAGGCGACCCGACGCACCGAGGCCGAGCAGCTCGCCAGCGTCTCCCTCGCCGTGGGGGAGCGCTTCGGGGACGCGGCTCTCAGCCGAGGCGCCTCGATGCCCTCGTGGGAGGCGCTCCTCGCCTACATCACGGAGCGGGGCGGGGACGAGCCGTTTCTCCTCGTCCTGGACGAGTTCCCGTACCTGGCCTCGGCCGCTCCCGCGCTCCCGTCGATCGTGCAGAAGCTCTGGGATCACGACTGGTCGCGCACTCGCATCCGGCTCGTCCTGGCGGGATCGTACGTCACGGCGATGCACCGGCTCGAGGCCGGCGATCAGCCCCTCTTCGGGCGTCGAACCCGCCGGATCTCGTTCGACCCGTTCACGGCCGCGGACCTCGCGGGGTTCGTGCCCGACTGGACGCCTCGGGACCGCCTGCGCCTCCATGGCGTCGCCGGGCACCTCCCGGGACACCTCGCGCTGATCGATCCGGACGCGTCGCTGGAGGCCAACCTCGCCCGCCTCTTCTTCGACCCGGCCGGTCGGCTCGTCGACGAGGCGCAGCACATGCTGGACGCCTTCCTGGGGGAGGCCGACGTGCACTACTCCATCCTGGAGGCCATCGCGGGCGGAGACCGCACCTGGAGCGGGATCACGAGCCGCGTCGGGAAGTCGGGGGGCGCGGTCTCCCGCCCGCTTCAGTGGCTGGAGGCGATGGACGTGATCGAGCGCGTCGTCCCCATCACGGAGAAGACCCCGAAGCGCTCCAAGCGCGCCGTGTATCGCGTCGCCGATCCGTACGTGGAGTTCTGGCACACGTTCGTGGCGCCCGCGCTCCGCTCCGGGAGCATCGGGCTCGCGAAGCCGGAGCTGCTGGTGAAGCGGCTCGTGTCCCCACGGCTCGACGACTACATGGGGGGCGTCTTCGAGCGGGTGTGCCGCGAGCACGCGCGCCGGACGTCGACGCCCTTCGAGCCGCTCCGCGTCGGCTCGTGGTGGGACGCCCGCTCACGCAACGAGGTCGACGTGGTGAGCTTGTCCGGCGACGGTGAGGTGTACGTCGCGGAGTGCAAGTGGGGCCCGGTGACGCGGCGCCACTTCGAGACCCTCCGCGAGCGTGCGCGGATCCTGACGGCGGAGCTCCCACGGGTCACGCGCGTCCACTACGGGCTCTACAGCGGGCGAGGGGAGTTCGACGACGCGCTGCGCGAGCTGGCCTCCCGGGGCGAGGTCTCGCTCTACGGTCCCGACGACGTGACCTGA
- a CDS encoding homoserine dehydrogenase: MSRPIRIGLLGAGVVGQGILELLHDNARSIERRLGTSIEVRRVVGRTKGKTRSPFLPEALLGFDPDEVLDDPEIDIVVEVVGGIEPAGTYVRRALEAGKSVVTANKALLAEQGHTLIELAEEKGADLYFEAAVAGGIPVIRVLREALASDTVTSLRGIVNGTSNYILSRMREEEGLDFGAALKEAQEKGYAEADPTLDVNGGDAAHKLTILATLAFGAKVHPSQVSMEGIDSVAAIDMEMAGRFGYVIKPLAVGRALEDGTLEGRALDLRVHPALVPEGGVLASIGGALNVVVLDGAMLGPCMLSGYGAGALPTAMSVVSDIVDVGRNIARGASGRVPQRAWRGEHLEQRTVVDAGRYEGRWYLRFSVLDRPGVLARIAGVLGAFDISIEQMIQTGRSEGDDPVHVVMLTHEAHGANIRSALRETEMLSGIVEPPRALRIEE; encoded by the coding sequence GTGAGCCGTCCCATTCGCATCGGTCTCCTCGGCGCCGGCGTCGTGGGCCAGGGCATCCTCGAGCTGCTGCACGACAACGCGCGGTCCATCGAGCGCCGCCTCGGCACGTCCATCGAGGTGCGCCGCGTGGTGGGCCGCACCAAGGGCAAGACGCGCTCGCCGTTCCTGCCCGAGGCCCTGCTCGGGTTCGACCCCGACGAGGTGCTCGACGACCCCGAGATCGACATCGTCGTCGAGGTCGTCGGAGGCATAGAGCCGGCGGGCACCTACGTGCGGCGCGCGCTCGAGGCGGGCAAGTCGGTGGTGACCGCGAACAAGGCGCTCCTCGCCGAGCAGGGCCACACGCTGATCGAGCTGGCCGAGGAGAAGGGCGCCGACCTCTACTTCGAGGCCGCGGTCGCGGGCGGCATCCCCGTGATCCGCGTGCTGCGCGAGGCGCTCGCGTCGGACACCGTCACCTCGCTGCGTGGGATCGTCAACGGCACGAGCAACTACATCCTCAGCCGCATGCGCGAGGAGGAGGGCCTGGACTTCGGCGCGGCGCTGAAGGAGGCGCAGGAGAAGGGCTACGCGGAGGCGGACCCGACCCTCGACGTCAACGGCGGCGACGCGGCGCACAAGCTGACCATCCTCGCGACCCTCGCGTTCGGCGCGAAGGTGCACCCCTCGCAGGTCTCGATGGAGGGGATAGACAGCGTGGCCGCCATCGACATGGAGATGGCGGGCCGCTTCGGCTACGTGATCAAGCCGCTCGCGGTCGGCCGCGCGCTCGAGGACGGGACCCTCGAAGGCAGGGCGCTCGATCTCCGCGTGCACCCCGCGCTCGTCCCGGAGGGTGGCGTGCTCGCAAGCATCGGCGGGGCGCTCAACGTCGTCGTGCTCGACGGCGCGATGCTCGGCCCCTGCATGCTCAGCGGCTACGGCGCGGGCGCGCTCCCGACCGCGATGAGCGTGGTGAGCGACATCGTCGACGTCGGCCGCAACATCGCGCGCGGCGCCAGCGGGCGCGTGCCCCAGCGCGCGTGGCGGGGTGAGCACCTCGAGCAGCGCACGGTCGTCGACGCCGGCCGCTACGAGGGCCGCTGGTACCTGCGCTTCAGCGTGCTCGACCGTCCGGGCGTCCTCGCGCGCATCGCGGGCGTGCTCGGCGCGTTCGACATCTCCATCGAGCAGATGATCCAGACCGGCCGCTCGGAGGGCGACGACCCGGTGCACGTGGTGATGCTCACCCACGAAGCCCACGGCGCGAACATCCGCTCGGCGCTCCGGGAGACCGAGATGCTCAGCGGCATCGTCGAGCCGCCCCGCGCCCTGCGCATCGAAGAGTAG
- a CDS encoding tetratricopeptide repeat protein: MSRTLSLVALALAFSLFAAPLRAQTNPLIERGQSEYDELRYEEALQTLSAALVRSGNSRSDLAQIYRLLAFTYLALGREEEAAGAYRGMLPLDPEYQPDQSIAPRMRAFFEEVQQQWESEGRPGSGPPPPVEIQHRSPAEWEREQPVPLAAQIDDPARRVAQLVLAYRQGTDAVFTRLDTQLADGEYTATIPGTDVAPPLVEYYFEALDANGLPIAARGDVAAPLRIAVPEPGGNVAEEWWFWTLIGGLVAGGVVAAIVIADQVSTGPQTGTFVITID, translated from the coding sequence ATGTCGCGCACGCTCAGCCTCGTCGCCTTGGCGCTGGCCTTCTCGCTCTTCGCCGCCCCGCTGCGCGCACAGACGAACCCGCTCATCGAGCGCGGGCAGTCGGAGTACGACGAGCTGCGCTACGAGGAGGCCCTGCAGACGCTCTCGGCCGCCCTCGTGCGCTCGGGCAACTCCCGCAGCGATCTCGCGCAGATCTACCGCCTGCTCGCCTTCACCTACCTGGCGCTCGGTCGGGAAGAGGAGGCCGCGGGCGCCTACCGCGGCATGCTCCCGCTCGACCCCGAGTATCAGCCCGATCAGTCGATCGCGCCGCGGATGCGCGCGTTCTTCGAAGAGGTGCAGCAGCAGTGGGAGTCGGAGGGGAGGCCGGGCAGCGGGCCGCCGCCGCCGGTGGAGATCCAGCACCGCTCCCCCGCGGAGTGGGAGCGCGAGCAGCCGGTCCCGCTCGCGGCGCAGATCGACGATCCGGCCCGGCGCGTCGCGCAGCTCGTGCTGGCCTACCGGCAGGGCACCGACGCGGTCTTCACCCGGCTGGACACCCAGCTCGCGGACGGGGAGTACACCGCGACCATCCCCGGAACCGACGTCGCGCCGCCGCTCGTCGAGTACTACTTCGAGGCGCTCGACGCGAACGGCCTGCCCATCGCGGCCCGCGGAGACGTCGCGGCGCCGCTGCGCATCGCGGTCCCCGAGCCGGGCGGCAACGTGGCCGAGGAGTGGTGGTTCTGGACCCTCATCGGCGGTCTGGTGGCGGGCGGCGTGGTGGCGGCGATCGTGATCGCCGACCAGGTGAGCACCGGCCCGCAGACCGGCACGTTCGTGATCACGATCGACTGA
- a CDS encoding 50S ribosomal protein L11 methyltransferase, with protein sequence MSEPRYPCVHVAVPVTESDVVSSVLWDAGATGLEERDATTMDAAAGDGVTLVAHFDEEADALEAVGLVTARFDGRFVPTVEHIVGDDWRERWKAFFHTTRVGERLVVRPSWETHDAREGDLVIVLDPGQAFGTGTHETTRLVMRELEARVSGGEHVLDVGCGSGILGIAALKLGAARVVAVDVDPIAVRVTDENAEINGVAVEASTTPVEDVPGRYPIVLANIRSPILIPMTESLVAHLTPGGVLVLSGLLAEEESEIRAVYDAHLRFDGVRRDGDWIALAYRSEE encoded by the coding sequence ATGAGCGAGCCGCGTTACCCCTGCGTGCACGTCGCGGTGCCGGTCACCGAGAGCGACGTGGTCTCCTCCGTGCTCTGGGACGCGGGCGCGACCGGGCTCGAGGAGCGCGACGCGACCACCATGGACGCCGCGGCCGGAGACGGCGTGACCCTCGTCGCGCACTTCGACGAGGAGGCCGACGCGCTCGAGGCGGTCGGGCTCGTCACCGCGCGCTTCGACGGCCGGTTCGTGCCCACGGTGGAGCACATCGTGGGCGACGACTGGAGAGAGCGCTGGAAGGCGTTCTTCCACACGACGCGGGTGGGGGAGCGGCTCGTCGTCCGCCCGAGCTGGGAGACGCACGACGCGCGGGAGGGCGACCTGGTCATCGTGCTCGACCCGGGGCAGGCCTTCGGGACGGGCACCCACGAGACGACGCGGCTGGTCATGCGGGAGCTCGAGGCGCGCGTGTCGGGCGGCGAGCACGTGCTCGACGTCGGCTGCGGCAGCGGCATCCTCGGCATCGCGGCCCTGAAGCTCGGCGCGGCGCGCGTGGTCGCGGTCGACGTGGACCCCATCGCGGTGCGCGTCACGGACGAGAACGCGGAGATCAACGGCGTCGCGGTCGAGGCCTCGACCACGCCCGTCGAAGACGTGCCCGGGCGCTACCCCATCGTGCTCGCGAACATCCGCAGCCCCATCCTCATCCCGATGACCGAGTCGCTCGTCGCTCACCTGACGCCCGGCGGCGTGCTCGTGCTCAGCGGCCTCCTCGCGGAGGAGGAGTCGGAGATCCGCGCCGTGTACGACGCGCACCTCCGCTTCGACGGCGTGCGCCGCGACGGCGACTGGATCGCGCTCGCCTACCGGAGCGAGGAATGA
- a CDS encoding RsmE family RNA methyltransferase, translating into MSTPRRLHCHPLPAAGEVTELDAAATKHAAVLRLGVGDAVILFDGEGGEADAVIEATDERLVCRVGARREVPPRPRVVLVQCMPKGAKLDDIVRATTEIGVSEIRLAHAARAVARPDEARAQKRMERLSKIAREAARQSLRADVPSVTRPAPLLDVAAQAPDGAVKLAFVIGGRGSVEACVDPTRETWLVVGPEGGLSPDEVDALVGLGYRGVGLAGPVLRVETAAPVVVALVAHRLGAL; encoded by the coding sequence ATGAGCACGCCGCGCCGGCTGCACTGCCACCCGCTGCCGGCCGCGGGAGAGGTGACGGAGCTCGACGCGGCGGCGACCAAGCACGCGGCGGTGTTGCGGCTCGGCGTCGGAGACGCGGTGATCCTGTTCGATGGAGAGGGCGGCGAGGCGGACGCCGTGATCGAGGCGACGGACGAGCGCCTCGTCTGCCGCGTGGGGGCCCGACGTGAGGTGCCGCCCCGCCCGCGCGTCGTGCTCGTCCAGTGCATGCCGAAGGGCGCCAAGCTCGACGACATCGTGCGCGCGACGACCGAGATCGGCGTCAGCGAGATCCGCCTCGCGCACGCGGCCCGCGCGGTGGCGAGGCCGGACGAGGCCCGGGCGCAGAAGCGCATGGAGCGGCTCTCGAAGATCGCGCGCGAGGCGGCGCGCCAGAGCCTGCGCGCGGACGTGCCCTCGGTGACTCGTCCCGCCCCGCTGCTGGACGTCGCGGCGCAGGCGCCCGACGGCGCTGTCAAGCTCGCGTTCGTGATAGGGGGGCGCGGCTCGGTCGAGGCGTGCGTCGACCCGACGCGTGAGACCTGGCTGGTCGTAGGCCCGGAGGGCGGCCTCTCGCCCGACGAGGTCGACGCGCTGGTCGGCCTCGGGTACCGCGGCGTAGGGCTCGCGGGGCCCGTGCTCCGCGTGGAGACCGCGGCGCCGGTCGTCGTGGCCCTCGTCGCCCACCGCCTCGGAGCGCTCTGA
- a CDS encoding AgmX/PglI C-terminal domain-containing protein, which produces MSLVLAVLALGCGRADPDAPPPVQPLPPPAPIAAPPPPTPAAPVAQPTSPEPSGAPAATPETLERARVRFGRIDVRGGTSASTVRRVVRRHEGEIEGCYRRGLEVDGRVVGRLEARFDVEPGGAVRAVEVPPGPLGRVVEGCVAEAIQRWTFPGSGATDHVILPLVFSTR; this is translated from the coding sequence ATGTCGCTCGTCCTCGCGGTCCTGGCGCTCGGGTGCGGTCGGGCAGATCCGGACGCCCCGCCTCCGGTACAGCCGCTGCCACCCCCCGCGCCGATCGCCGCGCCGCCGCCTCCCACGCCAGCGGCGCCGGTCGCCCAGCCCACCTCGCCGGAGCCCTCCGGCGCGCCGGCCGCGACGCCCGAGACCCTCGAGCGCGCGCGGGTGCGCTTCGGGCGCATCGACGTCCGAGGGGGCACGTCGGCCTCCACCGTCAGGCGGGTCGTCCGAAGGCACGAGGGGGAGATCGAGGGCTGCTACCGCCGAGGCCTGGAGGTCGACGGTCGGGTGGTCGGGCGGCTCGAGGCGCGCTTCGACGTCGAGCCCGGAGGCGCGGTGCGGGCGGTCGAGGTCCCCCCCGGGCCGCTCGGGCGCGTGGTCGAAGGCTGCGTCGCGGAGGCGATCCAGCGCTGGACGTTCCCGGGCTCGGGAGCGACCGATCACGTGATCTTGCCGCTCGTGTTCTCCACCCGGTGA